The Acidianus infernus genome window below encodes:
- a CDS encoding S-methyl-5-thioribose-1-phosphate isomerase, producing MKVSLKELKENFNPKLKPIIWNDDKNTLTLLDQSALPFETTYIELKDPEGISSAIKLMKVRGAPAIGITAAYGMVTALTSDTPSTLEEAIEKLTKAKKVLDQARPTAVNLTWATSNMLNNANRYIEQGEAKSVNELILLLKRDAKKVFDDELEAELQMGIYGLEKINDGDTILTQCNAGGLATGTGLGTALAPVKVAHMLGIKVSVIAPETRPWLQGSRLTVYELMTDGIPVTLIADTAVGLVMYKGMVNSVMVGADRILSDGHVFNKIGTFKEAVIAHELGIPFYALAPISTFDLKSRVDDVKIEERDPDEVRTIRGIPIAPEGVKVYNPVFDVTPPKYVTAIITEKGIIYPPFDKNIRKIVEK from the coding sequence ATGAAAGTCTCATTAAAGGAACTAAAAGAGAACTTTAACCCTAAACTAAAGCCAATTATATGGAATGATGATAAGAATACTTTAACCCTCCTAGACCAATCTGCCTTACCTTTTGAAACTACTTATATAGAATTAAAAGATCCAGAAGGAATTTCTTCTGCAATAAAACTCATGAAAGTTAGAGGAGCTCCTGCAATAGGAATTACTGCAGCATACGGAATGGTGACAGCATTAACTTCAGATACTCCTTCAACGTTAGAAGAAGCAATAGAAAAATTAACTAAAGCTAAAAAAGTTCTGGATCAAGCAAGGCCTACAGCAGTCAATTTAACGTGGGCTACTTCAAATATGCTAAACAACGCAAATAGGTACATAGAACAAGGAGAAGCTAAGAGCGTTAATGAGCTAATATTACTCCTAAAAAGAGATGCTAAAAAGGTCTTCGATGACGAACTGGAGGCAGAATTACAGATGGGAATATATGGCTTAGAAAAAATAAACGACGGAGATACGATACTTACGCAATGTAATGCTGGAGGCTTAGCTACTGGAACTGGATTAGGAACTGCTTTAGCGCCAGTTAAGGTTGCACACATGCTCGGAATTAAGGTTTCGGTAATTGCACCAGAAACAAGACCTTGGCTACAAGGAAGCAGACTTACAGTCTATGAATTAATGACTGACGGCATTCCAGTAACATTAATTGCCGACACTGCTGTAGGACTTGTTATGTATAAAGGAATGGTGAATAGCGTTATGGTAGGGGCAGATAGGATATTATCTGATGGTCATGTTTTTAATAAAATAGGCACTTTCAAAGAGGCAGTAATTGCTCATGAGCTGGGAATTCCGTTCTATGCTTTAGCACCTATCTCTACTTTTGACTTAAAGAGCAGGGTTGATGACGTTAAAATAGAAGAAAGAGATCCTGACGAAGTTAGGACAATTAGAGGTATACCTATTGCTCCTGAAGGAGTTAAGGTTTATAATCCAGTCTTTGATGTAACTCCACCAAAGTATGTTACTGCAATAATAACTGAGAAAGGAATAATATATCCTCCATTTGATAAAAATATAAGAAAAATTGTTGAAAAATAA